The Bombus vancouverensis nearcticus chromosome 2, iyBomVanc1_principal, whole genome shotgun sequence genome window below encodes:
- the LOC117161583 gene encoding farnesol dehydrogenase-like has protein sequence MNYWSGKVAIVTGASAGIGLAISKELAKYGINVIGLARSMDELVEASIMIGEYFFPFQCDVTDEDEILVAFTVIEEKFGGVDILVNNAGIINYIHVMDSDTDEIHNAINTNLLAPTILAREAMNSIRKRDARGHIINISGTPGLYLEAESVPMGMYGPSKCGLRALGVELRREIAQSKLNIKVTTIIPGFVQLDMLTESYNFVGIPLDDLLTCTDIAETVICVLGTSNTVEISEITVLSQGMGSNAVIPPFLLPD, from the exons ATGAATTATTGGTCAGGAAAAGTCGCAATTGTGACCGGCGCGAGCGCAGGAATTGGTCTCGCGATATCGAAAGAATTGGCTAAATATGGCATTAACGTGATTGGTTTAGCAAGAAGTATGGATGAGCTCGTGGAAGCTTCCATAATGATTGGAGAGTATTTTTTTCCGTTCCAGTGCGATGTAACGGACGAAGATGAAATACTTGTTGCGTTCACAGTTATCGAAGAAAAGTTTGGAGGCGTTGACATTCTAGTGAATAATGCTGGCATCATCAATTACATACATGTCATgg ACTCAGACACCGACGAAATTCATAACGCCATTAATACCAACTTGTTAGCTCCAACAATTCTGGCACGAGAAGCAATGAATTCTATAAGAAAACGCGACGCTAGGGGTCATATAATTAATATCTCAGG CACACCCGGATTATATCTTGAAGCTGAGAGCGTACCGATGGGCATGTATGGTCCTAGTAAATGTGGTTTAAGAGCTCTAGGGGTAGAACTACGTCGCGAGATAGCGCAGTCCAAACTGAATATCAAAGTAACG acCATTATCCCTGGATTTGTTCAGTTGGATATGTTAACAGAGTCTTATAATTTCGTGGGAATCCCCCTGGATGATTTATTAACATGTACAGACATCGCCGAAACAGTGATTTGCGTGCTAGGAACATCGAACACGGTAGAG ATTTCAGAAATCACGGTGTTATCACAAGGCATGGGATCTAATGCTGTTATACCACCATTCTTGCTCCCTGACTGA
- the LOC117161600 gene encoding farnesol dehydrogenase-like → MMNRWIGKVALVSGSSGGIGLAISKALATHGIKIVGLGRRIDKLQDATAEIGKDKFFPIECDITNEEDILKVFKWIDEKFGRLDILVNNAGVLSSTPIIDSKTEEYRRVIDTNLIAPAIFAREAVKAMKKCNACGHIINISSIAGLHLEAIAVPIGMYGPSKYGVRALGIELRHEIIAAKLNVKITNISPGAVMTDMIKSVQDVVSNNFILKAEDIAEAVIYALGTPETVEIPEITVIAHGTGFIFTQRD, encoded by the exons ATGATGAATCGCTGGATTGGAAAAGTAGCACTTGTGAGCGGTTCGAGCGGAGGAATCGGTCTCGCGATATCGAAAGCTCTGGCTACCCATGGCATTAAAATAGTTGGTTTGGGAAGAAGAATAGACAAACTTCAGGATGCTACAGCAGAAATTGGAAAGGATAAATTTTTTCCGATCGAGTGCGATATAACGAACGAAGAAGATATTCTTAAGGTGTTCAAATGGATCGACGAAAAGTTTGGTCGCCTTGATATTTTAGTGAATAATGCTGGAGTTCTTAGTTCCACACCTATCATcg ACTCAAAAACCGAAGAATACCGTAGAGTCATTGATACCAACTTGATAGCACCAGCAATTTTTGCACGAGAAGCAGTAAAAGCTATGAAAAAATGCAACGCTTGCGGCCATATAATTAATATCTCCAG CATTGCCGGATTACATCTTGAAGCTATAGCCGTACCGATCGGCATGTACGGTCCTAGTAAATACGGTGTAAGAGCTCTAGGGATAGAACTCCGTCACGAAATAATCGCAGCCAAGCTGAACGTCAAAATCACG aacatCAGCCCCGGAGCTGTAATGACGGATATGATAAAAAGTGTCCAAGATGTCGTgagcaataattttatattaaaagctGAAGACATTGCCGAAGCAGTGATCTACGCGTTAGGAACACCGGAAACGGTCGAG ATTCCGGAAATCACGGTAATAGCACACGGCACGGGATTTATTTTCACACAGCGGGATTGA
- the LOC117161598 gene encoding farnesol dehydrogenase-like — protein sequence MMNRWSGKIAVVTGSSSGIGLAISTALVSHGIKVVGLGRRIDKLRDAAAEIGKDKFFPIECDVTNEEDILKVFKWIDEKFARLDILVNNAGVVCARPIIDSKTEEYRRVIDTNLIAPAIFAREAVKAMKKCNACGHIINISSIAGLHLEGIAIPIGMYGPSKYGLRALGIALRHEIIAAKLNVKITNISPGAVMTDMIKSVRDVESNNFILKAEDIAEAVIYALGTPETVEIPEITVIPHGTGFIFTQRD from the exons ATGATGAATCGTTGGTCCGGTAAAATAGCAGTTGTGACCGGTTCCAGCAGTGGAATCGGTCTTGCGATATCGACAGCTCTGGTTAGTCATGGCATTAAAGTAGTTGGTTTGGGAAGAAGAATAGACAAGCTTCGGGATGCTGCAGCAGAAATTGGAAAGGATAAATTTTTCCCCATCGAGTGCGATGTAACGAACGAAGAAGATATTCTTAAGGTGTTCAAATGGATCGACGAAAAGTTTGCTCGCCTTGACATTTTAGTGAATAATGCTGGAGTTGTTTGTGCCAGACCTATCATcg ACTCAAAAACCGAAGAATACCGTAGAGTCATTGATACCAACTTGATAGCACCAGCAATTTTTGCACGAGAAGCAGTAAAAGCTATGAAAAAATGCAACGCTTGCGGCCATATAATTAATATCTCCAG CATTGCCGGATTACATCTGGAAGGTATAGCCATACCGATCGGCATGTACGGTCCTAGTAAATATGGTCTAAGAGCTCTAGGGATAGCACTCCGTCACGAAATAATCGCAGCCAAGCTGAACGTCAAAATCACG aacatCAGCCCCGGAGCTGTGATGACGGATATGATAAAAAGTGTCCGAGATGTCGAgagcaataattttatattaaaagctGAAGACATTGCCGAAGCAGTGATCTACGCGTTAGGAACACCGGAAACGGTCGAG ATTCCGGAAATCACGGTAATACCACACGGCACGGGATTTATTTTCACACAGCGGGATTGA
- the LOC117161597 gene encoding farnesol dehydrogenase-like isoform X1, translating to MKKILLSAFKWTDKKFGGLDILVNNAGVAFVAPIIDSKTEEYRRVIDTNLIAPAIFAREAVKAMKKCNAYGHIINISRRPRPPRRERRVVSDSYRLKPLRWSS from the exons ATGAAGAAGATATTGTTAAGTGCATTCAAATGGACCGATAAAAAGTTTGGTGGCCTTGACATTCTAGTAAATAATGCTGGAGTTGCTTTTGTCGCACCTATCATcg ACTCAAAAACCGAAGAATACCGTAGAGTCATTGATACCAACTTGATAGCACCAGCAATTTTTGCACGAGAAGCAGTAAAAGCTATGAAAAAATGCAACGCTTACGGCCATATAATTAATATCTCTAG gcGCCCGCGCCCTCCGAGGAGAGAGCGCCGGGTAGTGTCGGAttcgtaccggctaaaacctctaCGGTGGTCGTCCTGA
- the LOC117161597 gene encoding uncharacterized protein LOC117161597 isoform X2, with amino-acid sequence MPRDSKTEEYRRVIDTNLIAPAIFAREAVKAMKKCNAYGHIINISRRPRPPRRERRVVSDSYRLKPLRWSS; translated from the exons ATGCCTCGTG ACTCAAAAACCGAAGAATACCGTAGAGTCATTGATACCAACTTGATAGCACCAGCAATTTTTGCACGAGAAGCAGTAAAAGCTATGAAAAAATGCAACGCTTACGGCCATATAATTAATATCTCTAG gcGCCCGCGCCCTCCGAGGAGAGAGCGCCGGGTAGTGTCGGAttcgtaccggctaaaacctctaCGGTGGTCGTCCTGA
- the Snap29 gene encoding synaptosomal-associated protein 29kDa codes for MASQNYLSDPKNPFFSLEDDIDDETFLKSAPPRSGLTTYNQYNNFDNGLEQKRQQLLQRKKEIEERTIQSTKRSISLLRDSEQIGAATAEELIRQREQLERTEKRLDDINSTLRFSQKHIQGIKSVFGSLKNYLSGKSMDAPIPSTILSESSSSESMTSPALSNSLEQVQTNIANTSPALKLHGLDNDIETNSLSNNVSKVLEQNLDEMSGSLARLKGLAIGLSEEIDLQNDLIDNITDKAEKTDIMLQKQNKDLTHLLKK; via the exons ATGGCAAGCCAAAATTATTTAAGTGATCCAAAAAATCCGTTCTTCTCTCTCGAGGATGATATAGACGACGAAACTTTTCTAAAAAGTGCACCACCAAGATCTGGTCTTACGACTTACAATCAGTATAATAATTTTGACAATGGTCTCGAACAAAAACGTCAACAATTATTGCAACGAAAAAAGGAAATAGAAGAACGTACAATACAATCAACAAAAAGGTCTATTTCGCTTTTAAGAGATTCCGAACAGATTGGAGCTGCTACTGCAGAG GAACTCATTAGACAGAGAGAACAATTAGAAAGAACAGAGAAAAGATTGGATGATATTAATAGCACATTAAGGTTTAGTCAAAAACATATCCAAGGAATAAAAAGTGTGTTTGGAAGCCTTAAAAATTACCTCAGTGGTAAATCAATGGATGCACCAATACCGTCAACTATATTATCAGAATCTTCTAGCTCTGAATCTATGACATCTCCTGCTCTATCTAATTCATTAGAACAAGTACAGACTAATATAGCTAATACAAGTCCAGCATTAAAATTACATGGCTTAGATAATGATATAGAAACAAATTCTTTAAGCAATAATGTGAGCAAAGTATTAGAACAAAATTTAGATGAGATGAGTGGTTCATTAGCTAGATTGAAAGGTTTAGCAATAGGACTGTCGGAAGAAATAGATCTACAAAATGACTTGATCGACAACATAACAGATAAAGCAGAAAAGACAGATATTATGCTTCAGAAACAAAATAAAGACCTAActcatttattaaaaaaataa